The Acipenser ruthenus chromosome 26, fAciRut3.2 maternal haplotype, whole genome shotgun sequence genomic sequence TGCATAAACCCattaaatacacaaatatatttacaaaCCATTAATTGTAGAAAGAGGTCCAACAAATCTCGAGGAGGCATAACGACAGAAGTGTTCAATGGAATCACATAGCAAGTATCCAGCTGCAGATCCAGGTAGGCAGTCAGTTTctggaacacaaaacaatcaTTTTGCAATATTTAATTGACCGAAATGGGTCAGAGACATTTAGCATGTTACGGTTAGATTATTTACCCGATCAAAATCATGGAGAATGGCTGCTGGGTCTGTTTCAGCAAACTCTGGAACAGGGACGTTGATAATGGCCATGTTGTCCCTGATCTCAAGATCCTCGTCAATCCTGGGCAGGTAATAGGGCTCCCTGGTTTCCATTGTGTCTGGCAAAATATTGCTGTCCATTTCAGTGAAGTGCATTCCTCCATGGTACAACTTATGCTGGAAGAAAATACACAATTGTGATGTATAAATCGAGATATATAACCTGAATATCAACCAACCATGCAAAGAAACACATGTCTGTAAAACCTTACAAGCATTTTGATCAACTATGATGGGTTTTTGACCAGATCATCATGTTGTTTATCCTCCATACATAAGCTCAGACGAGGGTGATATTTTAAGATGTGTGCTGTATTTTTTGAtattacatttcaatttgatgcaTGTCATTTTAATCTGAATTTGTCTACAATTAGGTGTGAAggattgtatttatatttgggttagtaaaatgtattattaaattcATGTTTCAAATAGGAACCACTTACCTTGGGAATGAAGTACCTGTAGATGCAGGCACCACCAACAATAAGTCCAGTTAAGATAAACGCAAGCCCAAGCAGGGTCAACAAGCATCTCCCAGTGGAGTTTTCATTGGTGTACACAGATGCAGTTTCTGGATCCTGCAACAAGGAAATTTAAACACTCTGAATTATAGATGTTCAgtaaatatagtttaaaaaaaaaaaaaaaaaaaaaaaattgatacaaATCAAACTTAAGAAATACGCAATGGCAAAAAAATTCAGAAAGACTCCATTCCAAGCTTTCTTCTTGATAACACCTGCTTCTTATCTCTTATCTCAAACACAGATGAGGTACATGTAGCACCTGTTTTCAAATTAATCTGGCACAAAAACAGTGACATGTTTGGCATGCTCTAGATATATAATTGTTAGATAAGGTCTTCTATATTTATCTTGCTCATTTCCTATACATTTTTAATGTGGTTATTTTGGTGTTCCAAAATATACCACAATTACTGAAGCAGGTTTGCTACTGCTGTTGTATGTGCTGCAGGTGTTACTTTGTCACCAGAAATATTGTTTACTGTAACCACCATTCCTATGTTCTGGCAGCACTATacacacaatgtgtgtgtgtgtgtgtgtgtgtgtgtgtgtgtgtgtgtaatatatattatatatatacacacacacacacacaaagtattaaaagtacagcacttacccccccaaaaaaatcaaTTCGCCTGTACAACAGTTAATTCAGAACTGTTGTTTAATTGGTAGCAGAACTAGGTGTTTGTCGAGATTAAGTTCTTTCTTCAGCTTCTGATTCAATATGATGAAAACTAGAGGGTTATTTCTGATAAAAGtccctttgtttgtttattttttaaggaaGTACACAGATGGTACTTGGGTATCCCACAGTGATTAGCTAGATCTTCCACAGGAAATAATTTAGAGTAGCAAGTGCAGTGATCAAGCCATCTTGTCCATGGGTGCTTAATTGtttcaaataacattttgcacggcataatttttttaatttattttagtttctcaATTAATCTTTACTATACTACTGATTCAGGATCAAAGGAAATGCTGCAaatccattacaaaaaaaaatgcattttttgttttg encodes the following:
- the LOC117430826 gene encoding integral membrane protein 2A-like, producing the protein MVKIAFNSALAQKAIAKEGEVLVAEKDPETASVYTNENSTGRCLLTLLGLAFILTGLIVGGACIYRYFIPKHKLYHGGMHFTEMDSNILPDTMETREPYYLPRIDEDLEIRDNMAIINVPVPEFAETDPAAILHDFDRKLTAYLDLQLDTCYVIPLNTSVVMPPRDLLDLFLQLMTASYNTYLIQEDLVVTERIDDVSELGFYIYELCEGKDTYRMQRRSDIIGIQKRSLGNCFKIRHFENKFVTETKICRA